The proteins below are encoded in one region of Paenisporosarcina cavernae:
- a CDS encoding cation:proton antiporter has translation MLDTVMFTLMFVVVLGIASQWFAWRFQMPAIVLMSIAGLLVGPIFGWIDPSESFGEMFSPIISLAVAIILFEGSLNLDFREIRGFNKPLYRIVTFGAFIAWVAGSLAAHYVAGLSFSVAFVIGGLFIVTGPTVILPLLRQAKLKPRPAAILKWEGIIVDPFGALLALFAFEAVMFIDGEVSLHAFLLFFAAAAFAVAIGWAAGWGLGWMFENGNVPEYLKSPIVFATVILAFVVANSVMHETGLLAVTAMGIVMANMHIASIGDMRHFKENISVLLISSIFVMLTASLERETLLQIFSLPIVLFVLTMIFIVRPLSIWLSTIGTDITWREKMLIGWIAPRGIVALTVSGYFASVLQESGFPDAEILIALTFALAFSTVIVHGFTIGPFAKKLNLASSEKPGVLLIGGNIFTTELAKSIHELGHEVCIMDQSWQHLSLARQQGIPTKVGEILSEQTEYNMDLTPYPILVAATEVDSYNALVCTNFVPELGRDALYQTALQHADMKDFHQSLGGKMLFDETSTIFHLNERIIRGQVFRKTQITEQYTFTQYLRERAEEALLLYILRANEKLEFFTANKELQASPGDTVVSLTPPVKEMAKRQERIEADRLKVIEEENE, from the coding sequence AAATGCCTGCTATTGTACTTATGTCCATTGCAGGTTTACTTGTTGGACCTATTTTCGGTTGGATTGATCCATCCGAAAGTTTTGGAGAAATGTTTAGTCCCATTATTTCACTTGCAGTTGCCATTATATTATTCGAAGGTAGTTTAAATTTAGATTTCCGTGAAATAAGAGGGTTTAATAAACCGCTTTATCGCATTGTTACTTTTGGTGCATTTATCGCATGGGTTGCTGGTTCACTTGCCGCGCATTATGTTGCAGGTTTATCGTTCTCCGTAGCATTTGTTATCGGTGGATTGTTTATCGTTACTGGACCAACGGTTATTTTACCGTTACTTCGTCAAGCGAAGTTAAAGCCAAGACCTGCCGCTATTTTAAAGTGGGAAGGTATTATTGTGGACCCATTTGGTGCGTTACTTGCTTTGTTCGCATTTGAGGCAGTGATGTTTATCGATGGGGAAGTGTCGTTACATGCCTTTCTACTATTTTTTGCCGCTGCTGCATTTGCAGTTGCCATCGGTTGGGCGGCTGGCTGGGGTCTGGGATGGATGTTTGAAAACGGAAATGTACCGGAATATTTAAAGTCTCCAATTGTCTTTGCCACTGTAATTTTAGCGTTTGTGGTCGCAAACTCAGTGATGCACGAAACGGGATTACTTGCTGTCACGGCAATGGGGATTGTCATGGCGAACATGCATATTGCGTCGATTGGCGATATGCGTCATTTTAAAGAAAATATTTCCGTACTACTCATCTCCAGTATATTTGTCATGTTAACCGCCTCGCTAGAACGAGAAACATTGCTACAAATATTTAGTTTACCAATCGTATTGTTTGTTCTTACCATGATCTTTATCGTTCGACCATTGTCCATTTGGCTATCGACGATTGGAACGGATATAACGTGGAGAGAAAAAATGCTCATTGGTTGGATTGCCCCTAGAGGGATCGTGGCATTAACTGTTTCTGGATATTTCGCTTCTGTTTTACAGGAAAGTGGCTTTCCGGATGCGGAAATTTTAATTGCTCTCACGTTTGCTTTAGCATTTTCTACCGTCATTGTGCACGGGTTCACGATAGGTCCATTTGCGAAAAAATTGAATCTTGCCTCCTCTGAAAAACCTGGAGTGCTCTTAATTGGCGGGAACATATTTACAACAGAACTAGCAAAATCGATTCATGAACTTGGACATGAAGTGTGCATCATGGATCAATCATGGCAGCATTTAAGTTTAGCTCGTCAGCAAGGGATTCCGACAAAGGTCGGAGAGATTTTATCCGAACAAACGGAGTATAATATGGACTTAACACCGTATCCTATTCTTGTCGCCGCTACAGAGGTCGATTCTTACAATGCGCTAGTTTGTACGAATTTTGTGCCCGAATTAGGACGTGATGCCCTTTACCAAACGGCGCTTCAACATGCTGACATGAAGGATTTTCATCAATCACTTGGTGGTAAAATGTTATTTGATGAAACGTCCACGATCTTTCATTTAAATGAGCGAATTATCCGTGGGCAAGTTTTTCGAAAAACGCAAATCACGGAGCAATATACATTTACACAATATTTACGAGAACGAGCTGAAGAAGCTTTGTTGCTCTATATTTTACGAGCAAATGAGAAGCTCGAGTTTTTCACGGCGAATAAAGAATTGCAAGCCTCTCCTGGAGATACGGTAGTTAGTTTGACGCCACCTGTAAAGGAAATGGCGAAACGACAAGAACGAATTGAAGCAGATCGATTAAAAGTAATCGAGGAGGAAAACGAATGA
- a CDS encoding NADPH-dependent FMN reductase, with protein sequence MKILLVDGTIIGQKTSAILEQTRLYLLEASPEVEVTILKLADYQHQFVDGRPLGEYNEDMQHIAREFEEADGYIIASPIFQGSIPGVLKNVFDLLHPRTMRYKAVSIVANGGTYQHHLVIENQLKPILDYFRCFVTPNYVYTHTSHFDEQNRITEEDVHDRLRELARVFVKYMEMGCTLSKETLDTH encoded by the coding sequence ATGAAAATTTTGTTAGTCGATGGAACCATCATCGGTCAAAAAACAAGTGCCATTCTGGAACAAACAAGATTATATTTACTCGAAGCCTCACCAGAAGTAGAAGTAACCATCTTAAAATTGGCTGACTATCAACATCAATTTGTCGATGGACGGCCATTAGGCGAATACAATGAAGACATGCAACATATTGCGCGAGAATTTGAAGAGGCAGATGGCTATATTATTGCTAGTCCTATTTTCCAAGGTTCGATTCCAGGAGTATTGAAAAACGTGTTTGATTTACTCCATCCTCGAACAATGCGCTATAAAGCAGTATCCATTGTCGCAAATGGTGGCACGTACCAGCATCACTTAGTAATTGAAAACCAATTAAAACCGATACTCGATTACTTCCGTTGTTTTGTCACACCCAACTACGTTTACACGCATACGAGTCACTTTGACGAGCAAAATCGAATTACCGAGGAAGATGTGCACGATCGGTTACGTGAATTAGCTCGCGTTTTTGTGAAATACATGGAAATGGGCTGTACCCTTTCCAAAGAGACGCTGGATACACATTAA
- a CDS encoding sulfite exporter TauE/SafE family protein, whose amino-acid sequence MEISIMFVIVLFSIGFVGSFLSGMVGVGGAIVKYPMLLFIPPLFGITAFSAHQVSGISAVEILFATLAGVLAYRKGGFLNKQLIIYMGTAILIGSFIGSFGSRQMSEDMVNIVYGILALIAAVMMFIPKKLVEDRPSEEIQFNKVLAVSLAFIIGIGSGIVGAAGGFLLVPILLVILKIPTRITIATSLAITFISSIGSAFGKIVTGQVEFAPAIIMIIASLIAAPLGAKFGNKMNTKVLQGILAVLILATAIKIWMDIL is encoded by the coding sequence ATGGAGATTTCGATTATGTTTGTGATCGTCTTATTTAGTATCGGGTTTGTCGGATCATTTTTGTCTGGAATGGTTGGTGTCGGTGGAGCGATTGTAAAATATCCCATGTTGTTATTTATCCCGCCATTGTTTGGAATAACGGCATTTAGTGCCCATCAAGTATCAGGTATAAGTGCGGTAGAAATTTTGTTTGCGACGCTTGCTGGTGTACTTGCTTATCGAAAAGGCGGTTTTTTAAACAAGCAATTGATCATTTATATGGGTACAGCGATCTTAATCGGAAGCTTTATCGGTAGTTTTGGCTCGCGCCAGATGTCTGAAGATATGGTGAACATTGTTTATGGGATTCTTGCATTAATCGCTGCTGTTATGATGTTTATTCCAAAAAAATTGGTGGAAGATCGTCCAAGTGAAGAGATTCAATTTAACAAAGTGTTAGCTGTGTCTCTTGCATTCATTATTGGAATTGGTTCTGGTATCGTTGGGGCGGCAGGTGGCTTCCTTCTTGTTCCAATATTGCTTGTCATTTTGAAAATACCAACTCGTATTACGATTGCGACGAGTTTAGCCATCACTTTTATTTCTTCTATTGGAAGTGCATTTGGCAAAATCGTGACGGGTCAAGTGGAGTTTGCTCCAGCCATCATTATGATTATTGCGAGTCTAATTGCAGCTCCTCTTGGTGCGAAATTTGGTAATAAAATGAACACAAAAGTACTCCAAGGAATTCTTGCGGTTCTTATTTTAGCTACTGCGATAAAAATTTGGATGGATATTTTATAA
- a CDS encoding DNA topoisomerase III: MSKSVVLAEKPSVARDIARVLGCTKKGNGFLEGPQYIVTWALGHLVTHADPEGYKQEYKEWNLDTLPILPNPFKLVPIKQTMKQFQAVKTLLHRNDVNEIIIATDAGREGELVARWILEKTNVKKPVKRLWISSVTDKAIQQGFRQLKPGKAYENLFQSAVARAEADWIVGINATRALTVKYNAQLSAGRVQTPTLFMIAERERQIQAFNPKTYYGLEASIEGTTYTWVSHDNQKSVFDEKKVDDVFHHVQAIQTATVTSVQTKEKKQLAPPLFDLTELQKEGHRRFGWSAKETLSALQGLYERHKIVTYPRTDSKHLSSDMKSTLIERVKAVDLSDYRTLTTPLLRAETLNVQKGVIDDAKVSDHHAIIPTEEAARWSELSDKERKLYDLIVRRFLAVLMAPYVYDETQLTLTVGKETFQTKGKSIREIGWKAALGKADEELRTSLPKATKGQVMDVSHVRKTSGETKPPARFNEGTLLAAMENPAAFMKGENPELIQQAVESGGLGTVATRADIIEKLFSSFVVEKKGQDIFTTSKGRQLLSLVPEALTSPALTGEWELKLSQIANGKLSKETFMKPMVGFTQEIVREIKSSDAKFKHDNVTGKTCPECGKALLEVNGKRGKMLVCQDRSCGYKKNIAMQTNARCTVCHKRMELRGEGDGRIFTCSCGHREKLSVFEKRKNQSGSSKAGKKDVQKYLKKQEEPQNTAMAEALKKMLGQNES, encoded by the coding sequence ATGTCTAAATCAGTTGTATTAGCAGAAAAGCCATCCGTGGCGAGAGATATCGCACGAGTATTAGGGTGTACAAAAAAAGGAAACGGGTTTCTAGAGGGACCTCAATATATTGTCACGTGGGCGCTTGGACATTTAGTGACACATGCAGATCCGGAAGGATACAAACAAGAATACAAAGAATGGAACTTAGATACACTTCCGATTTTGCCAAATCCTTTCAAATTAGTACCAATTAAACAAACGATGAAGCAGTTCCAAGCAGTAAAAACCTTGTTACATCGAAATGACGTGAATGAAATTATTATTGCGACAGATGCTGGTCGTGAAGGAGAACTTGTCGCACGATGGATCTTAGAAAAGACGAATGTGAAAAAGCCAGTGAAACGATTATGGATTTCTTCTGTAACAGATAAAGCGATACAACAAGGCTTTCGCCAGTTAAAGCCAGGAAAGGCATACGAGAATTTGTTTCAGTCAGCAGTAGCGCGAGCAGAAGCGGATTGGATTGTTGGGATAAATGCGACAAGAGCGTTAACGGTTAAATACAATGCGCAATTATCCGCCGGTCGCGTGCAAACTCCAACACTATTTATGATCGCGGAACGGGAACGTCAAATTCAAGCGTTTAATCCAAAAACCTATTATGGTTTAGAAGCTTCCATCGAAGGAACGACATATACTTGGGTGTCACACGATAACCAGAAGTCGGTGTTTGATGAAAAGAAAGTGGACGACGTTTTTCACCATGTGCAAGCGATTCAAACAGCTACGGTCACATCGGTCCAAACAAAAGAAAAGAAACAACTGGCGCCTCCTCTTTTTGATTTAACAGAACTTCAAAAAGAAGGACATCGACGCTTCGGGTGGTCAGCCAAGGAGACACTTTCGGCACTCCAAGGCTTATACGAACGACATAAAATCGTGACGTATCCACGTACGGATTCGAAGCACTTGTCGAGTGATATGAAGTCGACGTTGATAGAACGCGTAAAAGCGGTGGATTTGTCCGACTACCGGACGTTAACAACTCCACTTCTTCGCGCAGAAACGTTGAATGTGCAAAAAGGGGTCATTGACGATGCGAAGGTGAGTGATCATCATGCCATCATTCCAACGGAAGAAGCGGCAAGGTGGAGTGAACTGTCCGATAAGGAAAGAAAGTTATATGATCTCATTGTTCGACGTTTCCTTGCAGTGTTAATGGCGCCGTATGTTTACGATGAAACACAACTGACACTGACTGTAGGTAAAGAGACGTTTCAAACAAAAGGGAAAAGCATTCGAGAAATTGGGTGGAAAGCTGCGCTAGGAAAGGCGGATGAAGAACTCCGCACTTCATTGCCAAAAGCAACAAAAGGACAAGTAATGGACGTGTCCCATGTTCGGAAGACGAGTGGTGAAACGAAGCCGCCAGCTCGTTTTAACGAAGGGACGTTACTTGCTGCGATGGAAAATCCTGCCGCGTTCATGAAAGGGGAGAACCCTGAACTGATCCAACAAGCGGTGGAGTCTGGTGGTTTGGGAACAGTTGCGACGCGAGCGGATATCATTGAGAAATTATTTTCTAGTTTTGTCGTGGAGAAAAAAGGACAAGATATTTTTACGACATCTAAAGGGCGTCAGTTATTGTCACTTGTTCCTGAGGCACTGACCTCTCCAGCGTTAACTGGAGAATGGGAGTTAAAACTTAGTCAAATTGCGAATGGGAAATTAAGCAAAGAGACGTTTATGAAGCCAATGGTCGGTTTTACGCAAGAGATTGTCCGAGAAATTAAGTCGAGTGATGCAAAGTTTAAGCATGATAATGTAACTGGAAAAACGTGTCCAGAGTGCGGCAAGGCATTACTTGAAGTGAATGGAAAACGTGGGAAGATGTTGGTTTGCCAAGACCGTTCGTGTGGGTATAAAAAGAATATTGCGATGCAGACGAATGCCAGATGTACCGTTTGTCATAAACGGATGGAACTTCGGGGCGAAGGAGACGGAAGAATTTTCACATGTTCGTGTGGACATCGAGAGAAATTATCGGTATTTGAAAAACGGAAAAACCAATCTGGTTCGTCCAAGGCAGGAAAGAAAGATGTACAAAAATATTTAAAGAAGCAAGAAGAACCACAAAATACAGCGATGGCCGAAGCGTTGAAAAAAATGCTTGGTCAAAATGAGTCGTAA
- a CDS encoding putative metalloprotease CJM1_0395 family protein has product MSMRLAAEQSVQDRSVQQEFRKRLIQRKDATNSYKKQAELFQTKKPSLQDLEDLLLGKKEQEQQPHTLKFGTTPVHAIAGNNLEETIDLLEQVKEAALASVEPSDQDLRVAATASNRISQVRAQLSLHELANSRIKEESFTQEQLRASVTNRSSLVDFQDNKDANSQREQLARMRLFEKARQSYDYQVQLKQAGFQVKEPSFYRIA; this is encoded by the coding sequence ATGTCGATGCGTTTGGCTGCAGAGCAATCTGTGCAAGATCGTTCTGTTCAACAGGAATTTCGGAAACGACTTATTCAGCGGAAAGACGCGACGAATTCGTATAAAAAGCAAGCAGAACTTTTTCAAACAAAAAAACCAAGTTTGCAGGATTTAGAAGATTTGTTGCTTGGAAAAAAAGAACAAGAACAGCAGCCCCATACGTTAAAGTTTGGTACAACGCCTGTTCACGCCATCGCTGGGAATAATTTAGAAGAAACCATTGATTTACTGGAGCAAGTGAAAGAAGCGGCTTTAGCATCGGTAGAGCCTTCCGATCAAGATTTAAGAGTGGCTGCGACAGCGTCGAACCGAATTTCTCAAGTCCGTGCGCAACTGTCGTTACATGAATTAGCGAATAGTCGTATTAAAGAGGAAAGTTTCACCCAAGAACAACTTCGGGCAAGTGTGACAAATCGTTCCTCGTTAGTGGACTTCCAAGATAATAAGGATGCAAATAGTCAGAGGGAGCAGCTTGCAAGAATGCGATTGTTTGAAAAAGCGAGACAAAGTTACGATTACCAAGTGCAATTAAAACAAGCTGGTTTCCAAGTGAAAGAACCAAGTTTTTACCGAATTGCCTAG
- the ybaK gene encoding Cys-tRNA(Pro) deacylase produces MSKKEKPAKTNAVRLLDQENIPYELTTYSKEDGKIDGVSVAQKIGIPPANVFKTLVAMNGKGAYFVYLLPVADELDLKKAAQAADEKKVELLPVKELVKITGYERGGCSPYAMKKLFPTFVDEKVKELDFLVVSAGKIGLQLKLTVEDFLTSSNARVHSLTHS; encoded by the coding sequence GTGAGCAAGAAGGAAAAGCCAGCAAAGACAAACGCTGTTCGGTTATTAGATCAAGAGAATATCCCTTACGAGTTGACAACGTACTCAAAGGAAGACGGCAAAATAGATGGTGTGTCAGTCGCACAAAAGATTGGGATTCCACCAGCTAATGTCTTTAAGACGCTTGTCGCGATGAATGGCAAAGGGGCATATTTTGTTTATTTACTACCGGTGGCAGATGAATTAGATCTGAAAAAAGCTGCACAAGCAGCTGATGAGAAAAAAGTGGAGTTGCTTCCTGTGAAGGAACTTGTCAAAATCACAGGATACGAACGTGGTGGATGTTCTCCCTATGCGATGAAAAAGCTGTTTCCAACCTTTGTGGATGAGAAAGTGAAAGAGTTAGATTTTTTAGTCGTTAGTGCTGGGAAAATAGGTCTCCAATTAAAACTAACCGTAGAGGATTTTTTAACATCGAGTAATGCTCGTGTTCATTCATTAACACACTCGTAA
- a CDS encoding immune inhibitor A domain-containing protein, whose product MKKKTWLKVLSTGALAASLFAPAAVAPVEASSQYANFNTEKYGDRMEIDQYLHNLSQDPEFQKDADSIIKKQAPGLADETEASAEASADSNFTYDGGTKMFLDQELGFKDFTLRSVGDNVEVWVANDLSFPDGDPRPAHVVTQEQVDKLRDEFESNIYPKVTDFFGTPDALDGSNAPLPGMVGLPDDYYEGSDKVIMLVDNIIDDNFYDPTYPFFVAGFFWQTFENYIDRNIVTIDTTSWDTRLENTFFGTTIHELQHLIQADKDGAEESFINEGFSTFSEFLGGYGSDASSINFYLDHPENSLVNWDEHAGVTTPPTGPETIADYGQTYLFTLYMYEQFGQDFIKALAEDGDAQGVTSIDHQLKAFNTGLTFQELYSNFMAALALDDGKEGSIYDFHNVDLRDLPVNADGDVRGKTVDFEKALTFEKEGVPAWGGDFKEFELGTNVKNIKFDGVDFLPLQWDTVANPFDDSEQVLHNNAGSEADQALIFGATVPEDNATLTFDHYYNMEEQWDFGMVQVSTDNGETWTSLENENTRSDVVDEGYPTIKENVPGFTGTNDDWSTESFDLSAYAGQDVLVSFRNLTDWGYEEAGWYIKNIQLGDFSSDGSSVDAFKSLGQVKGDYVNFIVTFIHTMANGNQKVINVDPFNVTEQDVLKMKQVLKKGNLKMITSYAAKEGQKTTADFTYELVTKDNGGKAKGKK is encoded by the coding sequence ATGAAAAAGAAAACATGGTTAAAAGTGCTTTCTACTGGAGCGCTTGCAGCATCTTTATTCGCACCAGCAGCAGTAGCACCTGTTGAAGCATCGAGCCAGTATGCGAATTTCAATACGGAAAAATATGGTGATCGAATGGAGATTGATCAGTATTTACACAATCTTTCACAAGATCCAGAATTCCAAAAAGATGCAGATAGCATCATTAAGAAACAAGCTCCTGGGCTTGCAGATGAAACAGAAGCATCCGCAGAGGCATCTGCAGATAGCAATTTTACGTACGACGGTGGAACAAAAATGTTCCTAGACCAAGAACTAGGATTTAAAGACTTTACACTTAGAAGCGTTGGGGACAATGTCGAAGTTTGGGTAGCAAATGATTTATCATTCCCGGATGGAGATCCACGACCTGCTCATGTGGTCACGCAAGAACAAGTAGATAAACTGAGAGACGAATTTGAATCAAATATTTATCCAAAAGTAACGGACTTCTTCGGAACACCAGATGCACTAGACGGTTCTAATGCGCCACTTCCTGGAATGGTTGGACTTCCGGACGATTATTATGAAGGATCCGATAAAGTAATCATGTTAGTAGACAACATTATTGATGATAACTTCTACGATCCAACATACCCATTCTTTGTAGCAGGATTTTTCTGGCAAACATTTGAAAATTATATCGATCGGAACATCGTAACAATTGATACTACTTCATGGGACACTCGATTAGAAAACACGTTCTTCGGTACGACTATTCATGAATTACAACATTTAATTCAAGCGGATAAAGATGGTGCTGAAGAGTCATTTATTAATGAAGGCTTCTCTACTTTTTCTGAATTTTTAGGAGGATATGGCTCGGATGCTTCTTCTATTAATTTCTATTTAGATCACCCAGAAAACTCGTTAGTAAACTGGGATGAGCATGCGGGAGTAACTACACCACCTACTGGTCCAGAAACAATTGCAGACTATGGTCAAACCTATTTGTTCACGCTTTATATGTATGAGCAATTTGGGCAAGATTTCATTAAAGCTCTAGCAGAAGATGGAGATGCTCAAGGAGTCACTTCCATTGATCATCAATTAAAAGCGTTCAATACAGGATTAACATTCCAAGAGCTATACTCTAACTTTATGGCTGCGTTAGCATTAGATGATGGTAAAGAAGGATCGATTTATGATTTCCATAACGTCGATTTACGTGACCTTCCAGTAAATGCAGATGGAGACGTTCGTGGGAAAACAGTTGATTTCGAAAAAGCGTTAACTTTTGAAAAAGAAGGCGTTCCTGCATGGGGTGGAGACTTTAAAGAATTCGAGCTTGGAACAAATGTGAAAAACATTAAATTTGATGGAGTCGATTTCTTACCATTACAATGGGACACTGTAGCTAATCCATTTGACGACAGTGAGCAAGTTCTTCATAATAATGCAGGATCTGAAGCTGACCAAGCACTTATTTTCGGTGCAACAGTTCCAGAAGACAATGCAACATTAACATTTGATCACTATTACAACATGGAAGAGCAATGGGATTTCGGAATGGTCCAAGTTTCTACAGATAATGGAGAAACATGGACGTCTCTTGAAAATGAAAACACTCGATCTGATGTCGTAGATGAAGGATATCCTACTATTAAAGAAAACGTTCCTGGATTTACTGGAACAAATGATGACTGGTCAACAGAATCATTCGATTTATCCGCATATGCTGGTCAAGACGTGCTCGTTTCATTCCGTAACTTAACGGACTGGGGATATGAAGAAGCTGGTTGGTACATTAAAAACATCCAACTAGGAGATTTTTCTTCTGATGGTTCGTCAGTAGATGCATTTAAATCATTAGGCCAAGTGAAAGGTGACTATGTCAACTTCATCGTGACATTCATCCACACTATGGCTAATGGAAACCAAAAAGTGATCAATGTTGATCCATTTAACGTAACAGAACAAGATGTATTGAAAATGAAACAAGTGTTGAAAAAAGGAAACTTAAAAATGATTACATCATATGCGGCGAAAGAAGGGCAAAAAACAACGGCTGACTTCACATATGAATTAGTAACAAAAGACAACGGTGGTAAAGCAAAAGGTAAAAAGTAA
- a CDS encoding glycine C-acetyltransferase, which yields MAAILDQFLDQNLTELKEQGLYNEIDPVQGANGPIIQVNGQSLINLSSNNYLGLATNDELKKIAQTTIERYGVGAGAVRTINGTLDLHVKLEEKLAEFKGTEAAISYQSGFNCNMAAISAVMDKNDAILSDQLNHASIIDGCRLSKAKIIPFLHSDMEDLRKKAKEAKESGQYNKIMVITDGVFSMDGDIAKLPEIVEIAKEFDLITYVDDAHGSGVTGKGKGTVKHFGLEKEIDFQIGTLSKAIGVVGGYVAGKQKLIDWLKVRSRPFLFSTALPPGDVAAITAAIQMLIDSTELHDKLWENGDYLKAGLKKLGFDIGASETPITPCIIGDEKLTQTFSKRLFEEGVYAKSIVFPTVPKGTGRVRNMPTAAHTKEMLDEAIATYEKVGKELGVIS from the coding sequence ATGGCAGCAATTCTCGATCAATTTCTCGATCAAAATTTAACAGAACTAAAAGAACAAGGTCTTTATAATGAAATCGATCCTGTTCAAGGGGCGAATGGTCCAATCATTCAAGTGAATGGGCAGTCGCTTATCAATTTATCGTCTAATAATTATCTTGGTTTAGCAACGAATGATGAGCTGAAAAAAATTGCGCAAACGACGATTGAACGTTATGGCGTTGGCGCTGGTGCAGTTCGTACCATTAATGGAACGCTAGATTTACACGTCAAGCTTGAAGAAAAACTTGCGGAGTTCAAAGGAACTGAAGCTGCTATTTCGTATCAATCTGGTTTTAATTGTAATATGGCGGCTATTTCGGCTGTGATGGATAAAAATGATGCGATTTTGTCGGATCAATTAAATCATGCGTCTATTATTGACGGATGCCGTTTGTCGAAGGCAAAGATTATTCCTTTCCTTCATTCAGACATGGAGGACTTGCGCAAGAAAGCGAAAGAAGCGAAGGAGTCCGGTCAATATAACAAGATTATGGTCATCACAGATGGCGTGTTTTCGATGGATGGGGATATTGCGAAGCTTCCTGAAATCGTGGAAATTGCAAAAGAATTTGACTTAATTACGTATGTGGATGATGCCCACGGATCTGGTGTTACAGGTAAAGGTAAAGGGACGGTTAAGCACTTCGGTTTAGAAAAAGAAATCGATTTCCAAATCGGAACTTTGTCAAAAGCAATCGGAGTAGTTGGTGGATATGTTGCCGGCAAGCAAAAGCTGATTGACTGGCTGAAAGTTCGCTCACGTCCGTTTTTATTCTCGACGGCATTGCCACCAGGAGACGTTGCGGCAATTACTGCAGCCATTCAAATGCTGATTGATTCTACAGAGCTGCATGACAAGCTTTGGGAGAACGGTGACTATTTGAAAGCTGGCTTAAAAAAGCTAGGGTTCGATATTGGCGCATCTGAAACGCCTATAACTCCATGTATTATAGGGGATGAAAAGCTCACGCAAACATTCTCGAAGCGGTTGTTTGAAGAAGGCGTGTATGCAAAATCGATCGTGTTCCCGACAGTTCCTAAAGGAACGGGGCGTGTTCGTAACATGCCTACAGCTGCTCATACGAAAGAAATGTTAGACGAAGCCATTGCGACGTATGAAAAAGTCGGCAAGGAGCTTGGCGTTATATCGTAA
- a CDS encoding L-threonine 3-dehydrogenase, producing the protein MKKIIVTGALGQIGSELIVKLRETYGAENVLATDIRQTDSPVVQGGPFEVLDVMDAEKMFDSAKRFGADTMMHMAALLSATAEAKPQLAWNLNMGGLLNSLEASRELNMQYFTPSSIGAFGPSTPKKNTPQDTLQRPTTMYGVNKVSGELLCDYYFDRFGVDTRGVRFPGLISYVTPPGGGTTDYAVDIYYKALEKGSYTSYIAERTYMDMMYMPDALQAIVDLMEADPAKFKHRNAFNVTAMSFEPEQIAASIRKEIPTFTMDYDVDPVRQKIANSWPDSIDATAAKEEWGFTYKYDLDAMTRDMLEKLKQK; encoded by the coding sequence TTGAAAAAGATTATTGTAACTGGTGCACTCGGTCAAATTGGATCTGAGTTAATTGTTAAATTGAGAGAAACATACGGTGCAGAAAATGTCTTGGCAACCGATATTCGCCAAACAGATTCACCTGTTGTACAAGGTGGACCTTTTGAAGTTTTAGATGTCATGGATGCTGAAAAAATGTTTGATAGTGCCAAACGTTTTGGTGCAGATACGATGATGCATATGGCGGCTTTGTTATCGGCTACTGCTGAAGCGAAACCTCAACTTGCGTGGAATTTGAATATGGGTGGATTGCTTAATTCCTTAGAAGCTTCTCGGGAATTAAATATGCAGTATTTCACGCCAAGCTCGATTGGAGCGTTTGGTCCATCGACACCGAAAAAAAATACACCGCAAGACACGTTGCAACGCCCAACGACAATGTACGGTGTCAACAAAGTGTCTGGCGAGTTATTATGTGATTATTACTTCGACCGTTTTGGAGTAGATACACGTGGCGTTCGCTTCCCAGGACTTATTTCGTATGTGACTCCGCCTGGTGGTGGCACGACAGATTACGCCGTCGATATTTATTATAAAGCGTTAGAAAAAGGTTCATATACGTCGTATATTGCAGAACGAACATACATGGATATGATGTATATGCCGGATGCACTTCAAGCAATCGTTGATTTAATGGAAGCAGATCCCGCAAAATTTAAACATCGAAATGCCTTTAACGTGACTGCCATGAGCTTTGAACCTGAACAAATTGCGGCGAGTATTCGCAAAGAAATTCCAACGTTTACGATGGATTATGACGTAGATCCAGTACGTCAAAAGATTGCCAATAGCTGGCCAGATTCCATCGATGCAACTGCTGCAAAAGAAGAGTGGGGCTTTACGTACAAATATGATTTAGACGCAATGACGCGTGATATGTTAGAAAAGTTAAAGCAAAAATAA